The window TTTGGGGGATATTTAGTAAAGGGAAAGTTACCTCGGAATGTTATCctgggatcgagacccttcttccgacttgaTTGTGAAATCTTGAAGGCCCTGGTGTAAGTTAGCGGGTAAGTTTGTGAATAAGCGAAGACCCCCAAGCCTCGGGTTGCAAGAATCGTGTAGAATCCCGGTCACGGTGTGTATAGGGAGgatctccagatgctggttttcaccgaagatagatagaCACGATGATGAGTCATGTTCAGTCTAATGATGTGGAAAAGAGCAATGTACGGTTCTCAGAATCCTAGACGTCCCCCGGGTCCGCAGTATCGGGGTGGGGCGCAAGGAACATCTGAAATCTGAATCCTTCTTTGGGACCACATCTTTAATGCTCCCAAGTCGCCTTAACGTTCAAGTGACTGACAGTCAAGAGTATTAAATATGACAtatttttaaagacatttgaccaggtacatggataggaaaggttcagggagaaatgggccaaacgcggcaGGTGGGGCAGTgtaggcatggacaagttaggccgaagggcctgttttcgtgctgtatgactgtgtgaCACCAGCTTTAACACAGCAAACTCCGCGCTCTAAGCAGGGTTGTACCTATGTAAACTTCATGCCAACTTCAATATATCGAAAATATTTTAATCTTGCGAATGTCACAATTGATACAATATTTAAGGTGTCATTAATATACTGTACAATCATGTAATTTATAGCGTTTTACATCAAGGCACAACACACAGTATTTTACATACATGCCTTGAGAGGCAACATTGACCATATCCCCGAGATTCTGATCGAGACCAAGTTCTAACAGCACACAGCTGAAAGTCACATTTGCGCACTGTGCCCAAGCGGGATTAAATAACTCATGTACAGACCATCAAATATCGGTGGTAGAAAACCTGATGTGGTGTAAAACCCACTTGCTCTACGATACATTTAGGAAGTAATTGATATAATAGCAAGGGGGATTAACAGGATGGGCATtggaaacaaaataaaaacaaaattttgACAGTCCTTAAACAGAAATGTGTAACAAGTTCCAAGCGTAATTGTTCTCTGAGCTCCGGCGATGAAGGAAGCAAGCCAAGCGCCATCTATCGGTAGGGAAGAACTTTGCCTCGTCAGGTATTGTTGTCTGCCTGCAATATAAGATTCAGAGGATCAGCCATCAAGTATTGACCTagggaggaagtgcagatgctggtttaaccggaagatagacacaaagtgctggagtaactcagcggaacagacagcatctctggagtcctgGACTGAattaacgggccaggcagcatctctggagatcagagAACCTTGTTCAGACTTGATCTTCCGAGTGTGTTTGTCAGTATTACAGGGGTTGATCACGCCATCTACCTCACATTCTGCCAGTACTCTAGTTGGATAGTTCAGCTCCCAACGGCACCCGTTCCCATCTCTATCCACCAATATGCACACAATTCTCCCACCtactacctccctccccccccccccccccccccccccccctgcccgacCCGCcgtgttcctccggcactttgtgctttgctccaggttccagcacctgcagttcctggtgacTGCGGGGCGACTAAGGGCAAGGTGGTGAGTTACAGCATTGAAACGGGATCATGCACAATCCGCGAACTGGAGGGAATTCAAAAATCTAAGCAATTCTTTACCAGTTCCCTGAAATAATCTACAGCTGGACGCTCCTTCTTCGCCTTCCGAAGGTGTTGGCTCCGACATCGGTTGGGACAAAGTCGCTGTTTCCCATTCCTCCCGTCCGGCTGAGGAAGTCGGCGAGGCGGTGAGTGGCACACGTGGCTGTTTTACAGGCTCGCTTCTCCACGGGGACGCTGCCCaccgtgggaggggagggggggggggggggaagagaggggtggtggagaaGAAAGATCATCCATTAAACCACATGCAGACATGTGCACACCAAATTACTCCCCCATCCCTTTATTTTAATCCCAATCATTTTACGGTTAAACGGTGCGGTCTAGTGAGGAACCGAAGGTGATTACTTACAGCAGGGagacagtccattcggcccacagttgAGGTTGGTGTTCATGGTCTACTCCACACCCACCCTAACCCACCTTCCttcacccccttcctcctctagggggcccacttccatttttatttcaattaTATTTTGACTCAAGTCGTCAAAATATAAGTGCGCCggaggaagtcagcgggtcaggcagcatctgtggagggaatgtacggGCGATGGCTTTCAGTCTAAATCCATTCCCTCCTGATCTGCTagtctctccagcactttgtgtttcgcccgaattccagcacctgcagttccttgtatccacaactAATGCAAACAGTATTTGAAAGAAAGTAACTAAAGAACGTTGATATTATGATATCTGAAGTTAGCTGCTGTGATTCTGCTTTTTGTGGGCATTAAGTCTGCAGTATTTACTAAAAGGACATCGGAGTCGGTTCGTGATTTGTCCTGGGCTGAGAGTGGACAAACTGGACAATGCGCTGCGTCTGACCGCTACAGATAGACACCTTCCTCCAGGGAACGGTTCGATCTTACAGGGgaggttttttttgggggggggggggggagtttaatcAAAAAGATTCATTCTTACCTGCTAAGAAACATTTTAGTCTGTGTTCAGTTAATACGACACATCAATTACAACGACACTGTGTTAACGCTACACTATCTAAGACCCGACATCAAAATCGCATAATTTAGCTGAGAAATAAAATCATTTTTTGAAGTGACAACTAATTGTCATTGGGCTTGTTTTATTCGTGTCATTTGGCTGCAATTAAACATgatatttaaatataaattaagaAGCGTATTGGCGTTTTTCTAAAGTAATTTACTGGGCATTTGTTAGACTGCTTATTAAATTGTTCAATGAAACATCAAACATCTTAGCAGCTAAAATCCCTCAGTCGCAAAAAAACATAATTTCTGGTAGAAAAATAAGTTTATTGAACAAATTGCATGCACAAACGAAAAGCATTCAATTTAACGGCACACTGCATAGACACGAAGGATGATCAAACGATATAATGAAAAAATCAACTTTGAAGCAAAAGTAATTGTTTATTAAGATGCTGTTCTAATGCATGTCCAGGTCTAGCATTCTGTGTCACAAACCGAGGCGAAACAAAACAAAGCGCTTAGTCGGGCTCTCTATCGCTCAAGCATTTGAGATCCATGCATCACAAGAATCGATCAGGCGCTTTTAAATGCCTCTCCGTATGTTGCATAGAGTTCGTTTTCCAGCCTGGTGGGAATGGTTCTTTTCTTGCCGGGAGTCGCCGCCCCCACGTCCGTACGCTGGATGGTTTGCAATTTGTACAATTCCTGGGACAACTTTCCCACCACACAAGTGCTCAGACTCGTGCACCGTTTGACAATGGGACTATCcaagctgcagaaaaaaaaacatgcaaaaaGACAATCTCATGACAACGCATGCGGATCATGCAGGTcaaacatagaaaaaatagaaaatagatgcaggagtaggccattcggtgtgTACACGCTCGGGGCCTACCGCCCTTCCAAGTCTCGAACAGGGAATTGCTACATGCACCGTATTTGGGAGACCAATGCTCGCTACTTCTGCCGGCCATTCCGGTTATATCAACGGATGTTGCAAAGACAAACAGACAGACGGGCATGCGTTTTCCGTTATCTGTCGATCCGAAACGTAACACAACAGCTTCATATAAAGCTGGTCCATGCATTCATCAACATTGCAAAACAACTCGCATCCACGTCTTGATCCATGCAGAACATTCCTTGTTAGTTTATCGTAATTTGCAAGCATAGCTCAACCTTAAAGTTATGATAACTGAACTTATTTGGCGCTATTCTGGTTATTAAAAACATACCTTTTGACCCAAATATATCTACTCATTCGCTCAAAATGCCAAACATATGCCCTTTGCGTTGACTTTGGTGGAATGAATCCAGGTGAACCATCAGGGGCCAAACCAATGGCCCAACAACTACCAAGACTTTGTTGACACGATGAAGCAACATGGCGATGCTTTCACTCCACAATCAGCCACAGAGAGGGTCTCTGCTCGGGAACACTCGACTTATTTAAGAACAGGTTTACCGAGGCCATACCCAGCACCGGAGGACGACGCAGATGAAGGCGTCCCTCTTACCTGTTGGCAGCAGGCACTTGTTGCTCCAGTTCCTCCGCCATCATCTGCATGAACTCCTTCACCAGCGCATTCAGAAGCCGTCGGATCTCGTAGTCATTCAGCGCCACCCTGTCCGCCGATGACTCCAGCATCGCTCTAAATCACAACCTCACAATCAGTTGCAGTACATATAGCTTTGCATTTGCACATCCGGTGTCGTTTAGTgaaacatcatggaaacaggcacttcggcccacgatCACccttccacactagttctatgctatcccactttctcatccactcgctacatactaggggcaatttacacagggcctCGCACAGCTttaggatgtggcaggaaaccggagcacccgggagaaacccacgcggtcaaacggaagaacgtgcaaactccacatagacagcacccgaggccaggatcgaacccgggtctccggcgccgtgcgGCAGCAGCATCAGCGTGGGATCAACACACCGACTGGAAGGGCAGGAGTATACAAGCCTGGACATACACATACTGTAGACCTCACTGCTACCCGGAGATCTGAAGCAAAACGCCCTCCTCGCTATTAAATATCAGGCACGCAGCCTCCATTGCGTGATTTCTTGGCACCGAGTTTAGTCCTGGCTTCGCGGTGGCGCTTTAGCGCTGAGTCAGCAATTAAGCAGCATGCCGGACTCATGAGCACGTACTGTAGCGACAGCGACGGGgcattgctgtctgtacagagagtgGCCAGTCCCACTCGCTCTCGGGTGGGTGTGAACAGACTCCAGGCATTATTTAACAAATGGAGGAGCGATCCGCTCAGGTGCTGTAATGTTATTTATCGTCCTGTAATTAATTACCTGGCCATTTATCCCACTGCGGGTTAAATATATTATCATGCTGGGTCTCATTGGTCCTGAAACACTTTGAGACACCGAAGGTTCTATGCAAGTAAATgtcgacacgaggaactgcagatgctggtttacaacaacataaaagccacaaagtgctggggtaactcaacgggtcatgcatcatctgtggagaacatggatagctgaagtTCCgggtcagactgattgtagtgaagGTGTCCCGTCCCCACTCCTCTTCCAGCGTTTTCCTCCCTACCACAACCGGAAGGGACCCCAAATATCGCCTATCCgtgctctccggagatgctgcctggcccgctgagttactccagcactctgtggcttTCTATGCAAAGATTTGCGTGTATCGAGCAGCTTTGCACAAAGTCCCAAAGTTCCAGTCTATGCCGGAATGTGGGAAACATGTGCAGTCAGTCAGCACAGAGCTGCTGCTGTCTCGGACTCTTGCAATCCTGAGTGAGGGAGGAAAGGATAtcaagtactccagcactttgtgtctatctgtggtgtaaACCTGCAACTGCAGCGCTTGGTTTCTACAGGAAAGGACACCGTTCTGGCCTGCAGTCAATGATAAACCCCCCGGAATTATGAAACAATGCCTTAGTTCTGTCATTTTCACCCACGAGAGATTAGGACACATCCAGAGGATGTCCCCGGTCGGCCCGCCCTGCACAACGAGAGAGATTTGCACTGAGGCTCCGGAGCAGCAGCTGAAACCGAAGCCTCTTTCTTACCCCGCGCTAACCGTGGCCCCGATTGAAAACAATACTTATCGCCATCTAAGTaattcaacaacaacaacaaaacgaATATTGGAATCCCTGATAAACATGACCCCCTCCTTCAGCTTCCCCCTCTGCTAGATATTCAGATATTCTGCTAGATATTCAGCTTCCCCCTCTGCTAGATATTTTTATAATTCTGTTCCCAATTACTCTTTGACTTATTTGCAAAATGCATTACATAAATAGGAAACAACACCTTTTAAACATTGCCGCTTTGTTTTTGTTCTATTGATTGCTCAGAATGAACAGTGCGATGATTGCAACCTTTGGTATCCAGACACTTCAATGAAATGTTCTAGCTATTACAGCACTTCAGTCATTGCTACACAACGGATGTGCTCGAATGGATTCTTTCCTAAAACATATCGGAGCAAAGTTGCAGAGAATGTAGGGAGAACCTACCTGACAGGGACTGCGTTGGAGCGGTTTATCTGACATGTAAAAACGGCGTAAACCACAAGGAAAGCGGAGATCCTGAGGAGAGCCATGTTCCTGGAGAGAGGACAAATGCATTGTTATCCCACAAACAGTCCCAAGCCCAGTTCGCCTTCACCAGCATCACACCACAGCGCCACCGCTGGCCGTTTGCTTCATATCGGCCAGAGTTGGGATTCAACATCAGTATCCGGATGAAACACGCAATTGTTGGCGTGGAGCCCAATGCAAAAGACCCAATCAGCATCAGTGCATAAAGAAAATGTTAGAACAATTAATCATGCACTTGTGCTAAAAAAAACCCCACAGGAAATGCAGTGGTGGGAATCTAAATTAAAAGCTGGATGGATGAACTGCCAACCCTCTGCAGGTAGCTATGAACTGATCAATGTGTTTCATTGccactaatgctgcctgacccggagaGGTTTCAGTCATCTCTGCTTTTAATAATAAAGCGTTTTGTTCTCTTGGCATCTTCACTCGGACAcggaggatatgggaagaaacatTTGCTTCTGCCCGACCACATCTCTCTCTGGCTGATAATTGCACTTCCACTCAGCTGTCCTGTTACATATCACAATCGATGAGACTTGCCCGTTTAAGTAATGGATTGTATAATGAATTATCAATTTCGCTAATGGGATTAGAGTTCGGCCCCGCTCGTCAAGGTTCGGCTACATGGCAAGGACGCGATTCTGAAAACACTGTAGCAGTAATTTAATGAAACTGAGAGTGTGGCCAATGTTCTTTCTGCCCACTCTCATTGCGGCCGTTCCGCCGGGATCCGTCCACATTCACTGCCCTCAATCACCATTTGGAAAAGGGCTCGGAATGTGGTTAAAGTGACGGGAGAAGACAGAAATGCAGCCCGAATGGCCAGGCCATCTGTGCAAAACGTCTCCACAAAATGCTCTTTACATTTTGTTACTTCAACTATTTTTATTGCTTGTACTTGCCGAATCTAATGCGGGCGATAAGGATAGATGACTTGGTATTTTTTGTCAAATTCGGGCGTTGCAAATTATttcccaaaacaaaaaaagacTTACATGCAAATTATAACACGAAGCACACTGGGCGCTATAGTGAGATATATTCCCACACGTTGAAAAACATTAAATGGTTCGCGGTAAATCTGCCCCGATGAATAAACCTCAATGGAAATAATATCTTGGAGCTCAACTCAGCATCCCTCTAGTTTAAGGAAGATCAATAATCCTTCAAAATAAGGATTTCGAGTCTACCTGAAATAATGTCAAAGTTTTCACATAACTGCAAAAGTCCAATGGAAGTACAGCAAACACAAGCCAAGCTTGTAGAATAACCAAGAGTTCTTACACATTTTCACAAACATGCATAGAGATGCAGCAAACAGCTCCCCCTTACCTGGACAATGCCTTTCTTTGGGAAGAATTGAGGAAGCAAGTGTCTGCTTTAGCTTGGCTGTTGGCTGCCCAGCACCTATCCTTTTATAGCCCCCACCGCCGGCTCTGGCGCTGCGCTACGAGTGGGTGTCGCTCGTCAGCGCTCTGCCAATCATACACCCAGCCCGCACCACTCTGTCATTCAGTGCCTCTCCCTGCCATTGACGTCGGCGTTCATTCACAAAGTTATATATCACGTGAAACAGTCGATACGGGTTTACTGGctttgaggtcatttaacataaaGCAAATCACACGATTAATGAACGGTCTGGAAAATCATCTCCATCAATTAGGTTTTTTTTTATGGTTCCCAAAAAAAAGTAACATGACGTGACTTTTAAATGCCAGCCGGGGTGGTCAGCAAAGAGCGGCCAGTTCGTGCAGAGCGACGTCTGCCGCCCCCTCCTTCCATTGCAAGCGCCTTCCCCTGCCGCAACCCACTCACGGGGCACGCCACTCGGCACACTATACCGTGTACACTCTACTGTGCACACCTGCCCTGCACACTATATTGTATACACTATACCGTGTACACTCCACCGTGTACACTCCACTGCGCACACCCGCCCTGCACACTATACCGTGTACACTACTGTGTAAACTCCACTGTGCACACCCGCCCTGCACACTATGCTGTGTACACTCTACTGTACACACCCGCCCTGCACACTATACCGTGTACACTCTACTGTACACACTCCACTGTGCACACCCGGCCCCGgtcccatgttctggaggggattctgaggaGGGTGGCGATGGGGACCACGCAGGTGATATGGAGCAGGGGGAGTTTCCTGTTGGGGGGGGAGTCCTGCATCAGGCACCAGAGGAAGCCCAGGAGCTACACACCCAGGATGAGGCGCAGAGCACACCTCTGGAGTTAGACTGTAggcggggagggggtaggggaaaCCAGCCCTTCTCTCCCTCAGGACCTGGCTCCAGAGGGACACCCTGAGTCTGGTGCACCAGTGTCCTCTCTGGGCCCAACTGGGGGAGGGGTAGTCGATGGTCTCGACTCTACGAGTACATCTGGGGAAGGCCCCTCTACCACTGGTCCCAGGGTGgggactgaggtggaggagagaccagcgggtggggcagagCTGCACAGGGTGGGGCGGGAGTATCGACCACTAAGGGTGTGTCCGGAGTTGGGGATGGTgactccatctgcagtgagcagGTGGATGGGGACTCCTCAGGcaatgagtcaatggatgttctcgctccccctGATGCCACTACATTCATTTCAGTGGAGGAGATCCGCGAGTTCATCACGGCCACCGAAGGAGCCCAACATCGGCCCAGACCGGCCTCCCTTCGGTGGCCAAACGGGCTCACCAGTACGCTGAACCTCATCctcagaaggagggggaggagcaagGGAATACCTTCTTGGGCGACCTGGAGAAGGGCACCAAGACCAAGAGCAGCGTCGTTCCTGTTGAGGGTAGAAGGACCAgtagagcgtcccttgtagccagggACAGGAGGGCAAGGAGCACTGCCACTCCACCTAGGGTCCACCAAGGGGAGGAGTGGGTCTGCTGCCAGTGACCGAAGGACTGATGATaggatctagggagtgggcagggctgaagatgtcctggttgggttgctcctgggcctggccaagctggccatccgcgagtcacggcgacaggcggaagagggctctgtccGAGCCAAAtgcttgccccttttccgggATTGTATAGTAGGTATTAGAATATTTATAACATCGTTGTTTGATGattttgtaatatggtggtgggtatgtcaccacggtttttgttttgttttttgtttttgtatcgtgttgaaattaaatagattattttttgatacaaataaaacaaaaaactgtGCACACCCGCCCTGCACACCATACTGTACACGCTATACTGTGTACACTCTACAGTATACACTCCACTGTGCACACGCCTTTCACACCTCCACTGTGCACAcacggctgaagatgtcctggttgggttgctcctgggcctggccaagctggccatccgcgagtcacggcgccagacggtggagggctctacccgagccagctgcctgccccttttccggggttacgtccgtgcccgggtgggattagaaagggaatacgccctgtctgcgggcaccgtgagggagttccgggaccgctgggctccgcagggtgttgaatgtatcctcaataaggattgtatcatagttgtatagtagtttattacatgtttgtattgtattatggtggtgggttctggcttgttttattgtagtgtaatattattttttaataattgaataaatttatatttttttttaaaaatttaaatttttttttttttaattaaaaaattaaaaaactgtGCACACACGTTGGCTAAGATCGAGTGCagcatctgttcttatcagtttaattaaAAAACTGTGCACACACTGCTGTGTACAATTCACTGTGTACACTCGCCCGTTCACACAATCGTGTACGCTACACGGTGCACACTCAACTGTTCATACTTGCGCGTACACCCTCCACTGTGTACATTCTACTATGTACAGTGCACTCTGCTGGCTAGTGTGCACACTACTGTGCATACTTTACCATGTACCCTCCACTGTGTATACGCTAACCTCTTCCTCAAAAGGAGGTGGAGGGGTAAAGAGGTGCAGGGTCAGGTCCTTGGAAGCCCTGGAGGACGCCAAGACCAAGAGCAGCTTCGTTCCTGATGAGGGTAGAGGGACCAgtagagcgtcccttgtagcTAGGGTCTGGAGGGCAAGGGGCACTGCCACTGCCGTTCAGGGGGAGGAGTGGCTCTGCTGCCAGTGACTGAACGACTGAtgacgggatctagggagtgggcagggctgaagattgggttgggttgctcctaggcctggccaagctggccatccgcgagtcacggcgccaggtggACGAGGGCTTTGCCTGAGCCAGATacttgcccctttaccggggttatgcccgcgcccgggtggggttagagagggtggtgttatttgtaacatagtttgtaatttaatgtttgaatggtttggtgattctgtaatatggtggtgggtgtgtcaccATGGTTTTGGGGTTTTTTGTTTCTGTCTCGTGTTGGTAATCAAATAAGTTATTTTTGATACAAAAATCAAAAAGAATGTGTATACTCTATTGTGTACACTCTCTTGTACCAATTCCACTGTGTACACTACAGTGTATACAATTCACTGTGTACACGCCACTGGACACACTCTGGGTGGAATGTTCCTCAAAAAGGATTTTATATAGTTATTTGAAAATTTAGTGTcttagataatttggtgattaTGTACTATGGTGGTGAGTGTGTTACCACGGGTTTGTTTTGTATCGTAATTACATTAATATTCTTtgattaaaaatgaaaaaaatttaaaaaaattaaaaattacaaaATTTAAAAACTGTGCACACTCTACCATGTATGTACATTCTACTGTGCACATTCTACTCTGCACACTCGACTGTACACACTCCTCCCCACTTCAAAATGCGGAATACAATGTGCATTTAGGCAAGAAATACTTGAGTTCAATTTCAAACAATAGTAATATGTTTACTCTCTGATCGTGAGTTTAATTAGCGTGGATGTTTGATATATAAACCCATCTGCAATGCTCACATTTTGAAAACCAGGCATCCCAAACTATCCTGACATTGGATGTCCCGTTTAATTGTTCTTTCTTTGCGCTGTTCAAAAACATAACTTTTGAAAACGTGTACACAAGCTAAGTGTTGGTGACTTTAATCGGCGCGTCTACCCTTCGTGGCGCGGCGTGTGGTAACCCGGAAACTGTATACGTGCACGCTACCAACTGCTTATAGAAGCGGCGAGACGACCTCTGTTCAACATAATTTTATGGTATTTTACAAATGATACGCACTAGAGAAGTTAGATCTGGATTCTCACCGGGAGTAATGGGTGGGCGGGAAAGCAGCCAAAAGACAACTCATCGCTGTGCAAGTCTGGAGAATTAATGCGGGTGCGGCGCCTTTATTTTTACCCATCTCTTTGTGCTTGCATCAGTTGGCATTTACACTCCAACccactcaactccatccaagtttATTTTGTTTCTCGCGTATGCACAATTTCTCAAAGCATTCGGAATAtcggtatttaaaaaaataaacgaGCAACATCTAATCGCCATGGATAATTTGATCAATTAATATATGAAGAAGGTTGAACCGGTTTAAATTGATTGGTGCGGAAACACTCGGGAGAAGTATTTATTTAGCTCGGGCCTTTCTGGTTCCTTTCATGAATAACAATAGTGTCATAATGCGTTTGACAAGAAAGTGCGCCTTACGTCATTGAAGTGATCCATTAGATTGtcggagcgagcgagcgagcgaggagCAGCTGAGCAAAGGCGCACAGAAATAACTGCACTCGTAAATTAGCCAGGGGAGGTTGGACTCACAAGAGTAGGCTGGAACGGAGAGGCGAGGTTGTGGGGAGAGTTTCGCGGAGCTCGCCATGGTGCTGAAATGTTCAACCCTGCCCCATTCTCCTGAAATAGGCTCCGCGCGTCAAACTCCGCTCTCCGGAAACATGGGGTTAGGTCGAGCAGTGGGGAATGTTTGTCTGATTCGCCATTAACTTAATGACAAGGGATTATTACTGTTTGCTTCTGCTGACTGTCTGTGTCGATGCTTAAGTTGCGAACAGCTGCAGGATGCCGGATAACGATCATGTCTTTATTCGGGCAAAACACAACAGGTACTATGGAAAGGAAGTGGGGTGATCAAATAAAACTGCAGCAAACTATATTTCATGGGATTAAGCTGTCCACAATGAGGAAGCATAATGAATTGGCACTGTTAGTCTAAGTGAAGTTAAACATAATATGTAAATATCATTGAGAAAACTAATAGGCATGGGGAGCAGgaatgtttgtttttttaagaAGCGGAACAAGAGTTCAGAACATGCCCCGCTCTCTCCTGTATCCGCCCGTGTTCCTCGGGGGCAGGAGCGGAGGCGTTCATGCAGTTGTTCTGATGGAAGCCGGCCAACCACATACACTCCTGAAAATAGATGGGTTTTACGGTGTGTTGATCCAAGTTGGAGATCACAGCTGCCTCCCCTTCTCTTTGTTGCTTCTTATAAGACCATACATGTTAACTAGACATACTATCAGACTTTCTATGGATTGTGTCAACTATCATTCTATACAGCTGATTATTTGATAGCTCACCTGTAAATCGTGTTTAGGCGTTTTGCTGAGTTACAGACACAAGTTTTGATGTCCTTACTAACGTTAGCCGTTATATAGAACAGTGAATCCAAGTCGATATTGCTATActgtaaatatgtttgttaaataCTGTTGTCAGAAAGTACACGTAGAGTTTTCCGCCCGCCGATTTTCATTGaggtt is drawn from Amblyraja radiata isolate CabotCenter1 chromosome 20, sAmbRad1.1.pri, whole genome shotgun sequence and contains these coding sequences:
- the calcb gene encoding calcitonin gene-related peptide 2 isoform X2, whose amino-acid sequence is MALLRISAFLVVYAVFTCQINRSNAVPVRAMLESSADRVALNDYEIRRLLNALVKEFMQMMAEELEQQVPAANSVPVEKRACKTATCATHRLADFLSRTGGMGNSDFVPTDVGANTFGRRRRSVQL
- the calcb gene encoding calcitonin gene-related peptide 2 isoform X1 translates to MALLRISAFLVVYAVFTCQINRSNAVPVRAMLESSADRVALNDYEIRRLLNALVKEFMQMMAEELEQQVPAANSLDSPIVKRCTSLSTCVVGKLSQELYKLQTIQRTDVGAATPGKKRTIPTRLENELYATYGEAFKSA